A window of the Polaribacter sp. HaHaR_3_91 genome harbors these coding sequences:
- a CDS encoding response regulator transcription factor, translating to MKEKIYVHVADDHKILIEGIIAVINTDKEIEIKGYSLTGQEVIDWFDQKENSADVLILDITMPVLDGFEVLKHFRKRKIDQKVIILSSYDDLKIVQEVLSLGSNGYISKNNAGEHIVNAIKAVAKGEQYFSDDIQKMLLQSLSGQMVPKGEVPDKYLLESLTERELDVLKLITKEYSTIEMADLMHLSRNTIETYRKSLLKKLKVKNAVGLAMYAVKNNIV from the coding sequence ATGAAAGAAAAGATATACGTTCACGTAGCAGATGATCACAAAATTTTAATTGAGGGCATCATCGCTGTAATAAATACTGATAAAGAGATTGAAATTAAAGGATATTCTTTAACAGGACAAGAAGTAATTGATTGGTTTGATCAAAAAGAAAACTCGGCAGATGTTTTAATATTAGATATTACAATGCCAGTTCTAGATGGTTTTGAAGTTTTAAAGCACTTTAGAAAAAGAAAAATAGACCAAAAAGTTATTATTTTATCTAGTTATGATGATCTTAAAATTGTTCAAGAAGTTTTATCTCTTGGTTCTAATGGGTATATCTCTAAAAATAATGCTGGAGAACATATTGTAAATGCTATAAAAGCAGTTGCAAAAGGCGAGCAATATTTTAGTGATGATATTCAGAAAATGTTATTACAATCTTTATCCGGTCAAATGGTTCCTAAAGGAGAAGTGCCAGACAAATATTTGTTAGAAAGTCTAACGGAGAGAGAATTAGATGTTTTAAAATTAATCACAAAAGAGTATAGTACTATTGAGATGGCAGATTTAATGCACCTTAGTAGGAACACCATTGAAACATATAGAAAAAGTTTATTAAAAAAATTAAAAGTAAAAAATGCAGTAGGCTTGGCAATGTATGCAGTTAAAAACAATATAGTATAG
- a CDS encoding peptidylprolyl isomerase: protein MAILSKIRERSMFLIIIIGLALFAFVLDPSTLGDFFDSSKVNQVGEINGESISLQEFTGELEAYKQQVGNGVTEMQASKNVWDNIVRKKIYQNQLSEAGITVGEADVWNEVINAPSVKDNPQFQNEVGFFDEVKFKQFLADTKLNNPEMWGAWSNYMTQIRDNGSRNTYNNLVTAGLGASLKEGESQYFADNTKLTSQFVFVPYTSIADSLVSVSKGEIESYIKANSNDFKVEESRDISYVQFNVAATTEDENAIKASVSELIEDFKNTSNESVFLSENDSDTSIDDSFKFQKEINATVASEIFKGAKGDVFGPYKEQGYFKISKITDVTSMPDSARASHILIPFLGAQRVAADVTRTQDEAKVLADSILNVVKRNKNKFEDLAKTMSSDLGSGAKGGDLDWFTYNRMTPEFRDFVFEGSTGDIDVVETPFGFHIIKIDGQKNNQTALKLATYSRQIIASEVTENAIFQKSEQFALASSKENKFFEVAKENNYVTKPAIGLKVLDENVPGLGNQRQIISWAFSNDTKPGDFKRFDLEGSHVVAFVTAKTEKGLMSAAKATNTVKPILVNQKKAKLIADKFNGSTLADIAKENNTNVRNASGINLKSPTLSGAGSEPMVVGAMYNAEINKVYKNIEGNRGVYAFAVTNKELPTALPNYETTRKSIAESRKTKTFAIYEAIKNAADVEDYRSDLYRSN, encoded by the coding sequence ATGGCAATTTTATCAAAAATTAGAGAACGTTCAATGTTCTTAATCATTATAATTGGTTTAGCACTTTTTGCTTTTGTATTGGACCCATCTACTTTAGGTGATTTTTTCGATTCAAGTAAAGTAAATCAAGTAGGTGAAATAAATGGAGAGAGTATCTCTTTACAAGAGTTTACAGGAGAATTAGAAGCCTATAAGCAACAAGTAGGTAACGGTGTTACTGAAATGCAAGCCTCTAAAAATGTTTGGGATAATATTGTTAGAAAAAAAATCTACCAAAATCAATTATCAGAAGCAGGAATTACTGTTGGTGAAGCTGATGTTTGGAATGAAGTGATTAATGCTCCTTCAGTAAAAGATAATCCTCAATTTCAAAATGAAGTAGGCTTTTTTGATGAAGTTAAATTCAAACAATTTTTAGCCGATACAAAATTAAACAATCCAGAAATGTGGGGAGCTTGGTCTAACTACATGACTCAAATTAGAGATAATGGATCGAGAAATACATATAATAATCTAGTTACTGCAGGTCTTGGTGCTTCTTTAAAAGAGGGAGAGTCTCAATATTTTGCAGATAATACTAAATTAACGTCTCAATTTGTATTTGTACCTTATACTTCAATTGCAGATAGTTTAGTTTCTGTTTCTAAAGGAGAAATAGAATCTTATATCAAAGCAAACTCTAACGATTTTAAAGTAGAAGAGTCTAGAGATATTTCTTATGTACAGTTTAATGTTGCTGCTACAACAGAAGATGAAAATGCTATTAAAGCTAGTGTTTCTGAATTAATTGAAGATTTTAAAAATACTTCTAATGAAAGTGTATTTTTAAGCGAAAATGATTCTGATACGAGTATTGATGATAGTTTTAAATTTCAAAAAGAGATTAATGCAACAGTAGCTTCGGAAATTTTTAAAGGTGCTAAAGGAGATGTTTTTGGTCCTTATAAAGAACAAGGATATTTTAAAATATCTAAAATTACTGATGTAACTAGTATGCCAGACTCTGCTAGAGCAAGTCATATTTTAATTCCTTTTTTAGGAGCTCAAAGAGTTGCTGCAGATGTAACAAGAACACAAGATGAGGCTAAGGTTTTAGCTGATAGTATATTAAATGTTGTAAAAAGAAACAAAAATAAATTTGAAGACTTAGCTAAAACAATGTCATCGGATCTTGGTTCTGGTGCAAAAGGAGGAGATTTAGATTGGTTTACTTATAACAGAATGACACCTGAATTTAGAGACTTCGTTTTTGAAGGAAGTACTGGTGATATCGATGTTGTTGAAACTCCATTTGGTTTTCATATTATTAAGATTGATGGACAAAAGAACAATCAGACAGCTTTAAAATTAGCTACTTATAGTAGACAAATAATAGCTTCTGAAGTTACTGAAAATGCTATTTTTCAAAAATCAGAACAATTTGCTTTAGCATCATCAAAAGAAAATAAGTTTTTTGAAGTAGCAAAAGAAAATAACTATGTTACAAAACCTGCTATTGGTTTAAAAGTTTTAGATGAAAATGTACCTGGTTTAGGAAACCAAAGACAAATTATTTCTTGGGCTTTTAGTAATGATACTAAACCTGGAGATTTTAAACGTTTCGATTTAGAAGGTAGTCATGTGGTTGCTTTTGTAACGGCTAAAACTGAAAAAGGATTAATGTCTGCTGCTAAAGCAACAAATACTGTAAAGCCTATTTTAGTAAACCAAAAGAAAGCTAAATTAATTGCAGATAAATTTAATGGAAGTACGTTAGCAGATATCGCTAAAGAGAACAATACCAATGTTAGAAATGCAAGTGGTATTAATTTAAAAAGTCCTACGTTGTCTGGTGCTGGTTCAGAGCCTATGGTTGTAGGAGCTATGTATAACGCAGAAATTAATAAAGTTTATAAAAACATAGAAGGTAATAGAGGTGTGTATGCTTTTGCTGTAACAAACAAAGAGTTGCCAACTGCTTTACCAAACTATGAAACTACTAGAAAGAGTATTGCTGAGTCTAGAAAAACAAAAACTTTTGCAATTTATGAGGCGATTAAAAATGCTGCTGATGTAGAAGATTACAGATCAGATTTATACAGAAGTAACTAG
- a CDS encoding ABC transporter ATP-binding protein: protein MAGKTGNAFDLQIFLRLMSFAKRYKLNFFIAVFSTILLSFVALLNPYLIKETVDKYITEKDAQGLINNIILMFVVVLVEVLLRFTFIYFANWVGQHIIRDIRAKTFRHILQFKMSYFDKNSVGKLVTRVVSDIETIAAFFSSGVFTIVSDVLQMFAVAALMFYFNWKLALIALAVLPILIYATSVFQKAIKATFQEVRNQVANLNGFVQERVTGMKIVQLFNREKIEYKNFNDINNKHKEAYVKTIWYFSIFFPIAEILSSIGIGLIVWFGSKQIIGGAVPGPGTVMAFVQMAQMLFRPLRQIADKFNQLQMGIVSGERVFKVLDTHSSIVKNGTITAGNLKGNINLKDVRFSYIKGEEVLKGISLDVKSGQTVAIVGATGAGKSTIINLINRFYEIDSGTICVDDVSIDQYTLDSLRNQVAIVLQDVFLFSDSIMNNITLKDKNITLEEVEKAAKQIGIHDFIMTLPGGYQYNVKERGAMLSSGQRQLIAFLRAYVSKPSILILDEATSSVDSHAEQMIQYATETITKGRTSIVIAHRLATIKQADKIIVMDNGLIVEEGTHNELLEKEKGYYKNLYDKQFSIQKAS from the coding sequence TTGGCAGGTAAAACAGGAAATGCATTTGATTTACAAATCTTTTTAAGGCTAATGTCTTTTGCAAAACGCTATAAATTAAACTTTTTTATAGCCGTTTTTTCTACAATTTTATTGTCGTTTGTTGCGTTGTTAAATCCATATTTAATAAAAGAAACGGTAGACAAGTACATCACAGAAAAAGACGCACAAGGCCTTATAAATAATATCATATTAATGTTTGTAGTTGTGCTTGTAGAAGTATTGCTGCGTTTTACTTTTATTTATTTTGCAAATTGGGTTGGTCAGCATATAATTAGAGATATTAGAGCAAAAACTTTTAGACACATCTTACAGTTTAAAATGTCTTATTTCGATAAGAATTCTGTGGGTAAATTGGTTACAAGAGTCGTTTCTGATATAGAGACTATTGCCGCTTTTTTTAGTAGTGGTGTTTTTACTATAGTTAGTGATGTGTTACAAATGTTTGCTGTAGCTGCGTTAATGTTTTATTTTAATTGGAAACTAGCTTTAATAGCTTTAGCTGTTTTACCCATTTTAATTTATGCTACTAGTGTTTTTCAGAAAGCCATAAAAGCTACTTTTCAAGAGGTAAGAAATCAGGTAGCAAATTTAAATGGATTTGTGCAAGAGCGAGTTACCGGAATGAAGATTGTGCAGCTCTTTAATAGAGAAAAAATTGAGTATAAGAATTTTAATGATATCAATAATAAACATAAAGAAGCATACGTAAAAACTATTTGGTACTTTTCAATTTTCTTTCCTATTGCAGAAATTTTATCATCTATTGGTATTGGTTTAATTGTTTGGTTTGGAAGTAAACAAATTATTGGAGGTGCTGTGCCAGGTCCTGGTACTGTGATGGCTTTTGTGCAAATGGCGCAAATGTTATTTAGGCCTTTACGTCAAATTGCAGATAAATTTAACCAGTTACAAATGGGAATTGTTTCTGGAGAACGTGTCTTTAAGGTTTTAGACACCCATAGTAGTATTGTTAAAAACGGAACAATTACAGCTGGAAACTTGAAAGGAAATATCAATTTAAAAGATGTTAGATTCAGTTATATAAAAGGAGAGGAAGTATTAAAAGGAATTTCTTTGGATGTGAAAAGTGGACAGACAGTAGCTATTGTTGGAGCAACAGGAGCAGGGAAATCTACTATCATCAACTTAATAAACCGTTTTTATGAAATAGATAGTGGTACTATTTGTGTTGATGATGTTTCTATAGATCAATATACATTAGACAGTTTAAGAAATCAAGTTGCTATCGTTTTGCAAGATGTATTCTTGTTTTCAGATTCAATTATGAATAATATAACTCTAAAAGATAAAAATATAACCTTAGAAGAAGTAGAAAAAGCGGCTAAACAAATTGGAATTCATGATTTTATTATGACACTTCCAGGAGGTTATCAATACAATGTAAAAGAACGTGGTGCTATGTTATCTTCAGGTCAGCGACAATTAATTGCTTTTTTACGTGCTTATGTAAGTAAGCCTAGTATTTTAATTTTAGATGAAGCTACTTCTTCTGTTGATTCTCATGCAGAGCAAATGATTCAATATGCAACTGAAACCATCACAAAAGGTAGGACTTCAATTGTAATTGCACATCGATTAGCAACCATAAAGCAAGCGGATAAAATTATTGTTATGGATAATGGGTTAATTGTGGAAGAAGGAACTCATAATGAGCTGTTAGAGAAGGAGAAAGGATATTATAAAAACCTATATGACAAGCAATTTAGCATACAGAAAGCTTCTTAA
- a CDS encoding tetratricopeptide repeat-containing sensor histidine kinase — protein MKGLNKVFLFLFFGVVFKALPIEKEAVSSTASFSMQLNDSTLIKSFKSVDQLYKDKKFDLALKNAFILLDSSKYRNNSIFYKTNFIIGNIFYETLSFKDGIKYFRINVDSMLKDSLLLDNNDKILEAKLLLIQNYLRLGSSYHKLKERDYLEGTDKLNKYRDSTLFYYYKVLDFNDLNKTYLDTKAKAYSNLSAFYINDSLYDLATKYANKSIEIHKLNNNKINQAAALGNLASIYLIKEDFNLAKKIYLEGLELIKNDNSAKAVRFKASLYANLSWAMYKLKDYKAYEFQEISYGIKDELRDTEIRGIVKTIKAEYDVDTVKKLVLKEEENKRLKNQRTFWMLGIGGLIIIITLLYVLNFYKLRQKNLRLELTQTQLVQYQNLEKIKSDAQVRILNATIDGKESERKQIAETLHDSVSALLSSANLHLQAARGLFKGDIPIEIDKSQHIIKEASQTIRDLSHTLVSSVLLKFGLKYALKDMADKYSNSQIKIDTRVGETRRYEQNFEIKVYNIIQEFINNILKHSKAEKAMIKLDESDGKLYLRISDDGVGFDKKKIIKKEGLGLNQIDARIQMMQGEFHIDTAPKNGTVIKVILPILEKKKINLV, from the coding sequence TTGAAAGGTTTAAATAAAGTATTTTTATTTTTGTTTTTTGGAGTTGTTTTTAAAGCATTACCCATAGAAAAAGAAGCTGTAAGTAGTACAGCTTCTTTTTCTATGCAGTTAAATGATAGTACCTTAATAAAAAGTTTTAAAAGTGTAGATCAGTTATATAAAGATAAAAAATTTGATTTAGCTTTAAAAAACGCATTTATCTTATTAGATAGCTCTAAGTATAGGAATAACAGTATATTTTACAAAACAAACTTTATAATAGGTAATATTTTTTATGAAACACTAAGTTTTAAAGATGGTATTAAGTATTTTAGAATTAATGTAGATAGCATGTTAAAAGACTCTCTATTATTAGATAATAATGATAAAATTTTAGAGGCAAAATTATTATTAATTCAAAATTATCTTCGTTTAGGTAGTTCTTATCACAAACTTAAAGAAAGAGATTATTTAGAAGGTACAGATAAGTTAAATAAGTATAGGGATAGCACCTTATTTTATTATTATAAAGTTTTAGATTTTAATGATCTGAATAAAACATATTTAGATACTAAAGCCAAAGCATATAGTAATTTATCCGCTTTCTATATAAATGATTCTTTGTATGATTTAGCTACTAAATATGCTAATAAATCTATAGAAATTCATAAATTGAATAATAATAAAATAAATCAAGCTGCTGCTTTAGGTAACCTAGCAAGTATTTATTTAATTAAAGAAGACTTTAACTTAGCTAAAAAAATCTATTTAGAGGGTTTAGAGTTAATTAAGAATGATAATAGTGCGAAAGCCGTAAGGTTTAAAGCTAGTTTGTATGCTAATTTATCTTGGGCTATGTATAAGTTAAAAGATTACAAAGCATATGAATTTCAAGAAATATCTTACGGTATAAAAGATGAACTAAGGGATACTGAAATTAGAGGAATTGTAAAAACAATTAAGGCAGAATACGACGTTGATACAGTTAAAAAATTAGTTTTAAAAGAAGAAGAAAATAAACGCCTAAAAAATCAAAGAACATTTTGGATGCTTGGTATAGGTGGTTTAATAATAATTATTACATTATTATATGTATTAAATTTCTATAAACTTCGCCAGAAAAATTTACGCTTAGAGTTAACACAAACACAGTTAGTTCAGTATCAAAATTTAGAAAAGATAAAATCAGATGCTCAAGTAAGAATTCTAAATGCGACTATAGATGGTAAAGAATCTGAGCGAAAACAAATAGCAGAAACTTTACACGATAGTGTAAGTGCTCTTTTATCATCTGCAAACCTTCATTTACAAGCTGCAAGAGGTTTGTTTAAAGGAGATATTCCTATAGAAATAGATAAGAGCCAACACATTATTAAGGAGGCATCTCAAACTATAAGAGATTTATCTCATACCCTAGTTTCTTCTGTATTGTTAAAATTTGGTTTAAAATATGCCTTAAAAGATATGGCAGATAAATATTCTAATTCTCAAATTAAGATTGATACAAGAGTAGGTGAAACAAGGAGATATGAACAAAATTTTGAAATAAAAGTATATAATATTATTCAAGAATTTATTAATAATATTTTAAAGCATAGTAAGGCTGAAAAGGCAATGATTAAGTTAGATGAATCGGATGGTAAATTGTATTTAAGAATTTCTGATGACGGTGTTGGATTTGATAAAAAGAAGATAATAAAAAAAGAAGGACTCGGGTTAAATCAAATTGATGCTAGAATACAAATGATGCAAGGAGAATTCCATATAGATACTGCGCCTAAGAATGGTACTGTAATTAAAGTTATTCTGCCAATTTTAGAAAAAAAGAAAATTAACCTCGTTTAG
- a CDS encoding metallophosphoesterase — protein MKKILLLSDTHSFIDAQILKFVKQADEVWHAGDIGNLEVTDTIKKLKPLRAVFGNIDGADARSEFPLDTKFEVENVSVWITHIGGYPNRYDQRIREEIKVNPPKIFISGHSHILKVQYDKKLNLLHLNPGAAGNHGFHKVRTMLRFTLEKGNVQDLEIIELAKRG, from the coding sequence ATGAAGAAAATCTTATTATTATCTGATACTCATAGTTTTATTGATGCACAAATATTAAAGTTTGTAAAACAGGCAGATGAAGTTTGGCATGCTGGAGATATCGGAAATTTGGAAGTTACCGATACTATAAAAAAATTAAAACCTTTACGAGCTGTTTTTGGTAATATTGATGGAGCTGATGCTAGATCTGAATTTCCTTTAGACACAAAGTTTGAAGTTGAAAATGTTTCTGTTTGGATTACACATATTGGAGGGTATCCTAATAGATATGACCAGAGAATTCGTGAAGAAATAAAAGTAAATCCTCCAAAAATTTTTATCTCAGGACATTCTCATATTTTAAAAGTACAATATGATAAAAAACTGAATTTATTGCATTTAAATCCAGGTGCTGCAGGAAATCATGGTTTTCATAAAGTAAGAACCATGTTGCGTTTTACCTTAGAAAAAGGAAACGTACAAGATCTGGAAATTATAGAATTAGCTAAACGAGGTTAA
- the truA gene encoding tRNA pseudouridine(38-40) synthase TruA encodes MRYFIELSYNGKNYHGWQIQPDVISVQEKLNKAVSIIFQEKIEVVGAGRTDTGVHASQMFAHFDIEKTLKGDIPHKLNSLLPMDIVVYNVFAVDDEKHARFGALSRSYEYKIWMGRNPFLLDFSWQIHSQDLNLDLMNDAAKLLLEYTDFQTFSKVKTDVYTYNCDVTEAVWKQNGKELVFYITANRFLRNMVRAIVGTLVDVGLEKISKEEFRKIIESKNRSNAGLSVPAKGLFLTNIKY; translated from the coding sequence TTGAGGTATTTTATAGAACTTTCTTATAACGGAAAAAATTATCATGGTTGGCAAATTCAGCCAGATGTAATCTCTGTACAAGAAAAATTAAACAAAGCAGTTAGTATTATATTTCAAGAAAAGATTGAAGTAGTAGGAGCAGGTAGAACAGATACCGGAGTGCATGCCTCGCAAATGTTTGCTCATTTTGATATAGAAAAAACACTAAAAGGAGATATTCCACACAAGTTAAACTCATTACTTCCTATGGATATTGTAGTTTATAATGTGTTTGCCGTTGATGATGAAAAACATGCGCGCTTTGGAGCACTTAGCAGAAGTTATGAATATAAAATATGGATGGGTAGAAATCCTTTTTTATTAGATTTTTCGTGGCAAATACATTCACAAGATTTAAATTTAGATTTGATGAATGATGCCGCAAAACTATTGTTAGAATATACAGATTTTCAGACTTTTTCTAAAGTGAAAACAGATGTGTATACCTATAATTGTGATGTTACAGAAGCTGTTTGGAAACAAAACGGAAAAGAATTGGTGTTTTATATAACAGCAAATCGTTTTTTAAGAAATATGGTGAGAGCCATTGTAGGTACTTTGGTTGATGTTGGTCTCGAAAAAATATCAAAAGAAGAATTTAGAAAAATCATTGAAAGTAAAAATAGAAGCAACGCAGGTTTATCAGTTCCTGCAAAAGGATTGTTTTTAACAAATATAAAATACTAA
- the rho gene encoding transcription termination factor Rho: MFEISELKAKTLADLQVIAKSIGLSKTSQLKKLDLVYQILDTQAANPVDTSSTPVTEVKQKTEKPKRKRVSKATDSVKAPSEAETGQPTLDTPETKVKQEKTIQRKPNPRKTVQKETVQKDAEAETEIKPKATKERVVKKVDKQEPKPANTQNKTQPNKPQPKTNAPKKNPNQTRDKNNSNRSNGNKSGNRYKDPDFEFDGIIESEGVLEMMPDGYGFLRSSDYNYLSSPDDIYVSQSQIKLFGLKTGDTVRGNVRPPKEGEKYFPLIRVSKINGLNPNLVRDRVSFEHLTPLFPQEKFNLAEKGSSLSTRIIDLFSPLGKGQRGMIVAQPKTGKTMLLKDVANAIAANHPEVYQIVLLIDERPEEVTDMKRNVRGEVVASTFDEPADKHVKVANIVLEKAKRLVECGHDVVILLDSITRLARAYNTVAPASGKILSGGIDANALHKPKRFFGAARNIENGGSLTIIATALTETGSKMDEVIFEEFKGTGNMELQLDRNISNRRIYPAIDLIKSSTRRDDLLLDAKTVQRMWVLRKYLADMNPIEAMEFINDKIKFSKNNDEFLISMNG, from the coding sequence ATGTTCGAAATCTCAGAACTAAAAGCAAAAACACTTGCTGATTTACAAGTAATTGCAAAATCTATTGGTCTATCTAAGACGAGTCAACTTAAAAAATTAGATTTAGTGTATCAAATATTAGATACACAAGCTGCAAACCCTGTAGATACTTCATCAACTCCTGTAACTGAAGTAAAACAAAAAACAGAAAAACCTAAAAGAAAAAGAGTTTCTAAAGCTACTGATTCTGTAAAAGCACCAAGCGAAGCAGAAACTGGACAACCTACTTTAGATACACCAGAAACAAAGGTAAAACAAGAAAAAACAATTCAACGTAAACCTAACCCTAGGAAAACAGTACAGAAAGAAACTGTACAAAAAGATGCTGAAGCAGAGACAGAAATTAAACCAAAGGCTACCAAAGAAAGAGTTGTTAAAAAAGTAGATAAACAGGAACCAAAACCTGCAAATACTCAAAACAAGACACAACCAAACAAGCCTCAACCAAAAACGAACGCACCAAAGAAAAACCCTAACCAAACTAGAGACAAAAACAACTCTAACAGAAGTAATGGTAATAAATCTGGAAACCGTTATAAAGATCCCGATTTCGAATTTGATGGAATTATTGAAAGTGAAGGTGTCTTAGAAATGATGCCAGATGGCTATGGTTTCTTACGTTCTTCTGACTATAACTACCTATCATCTCCAGATGATATTTATGTTTCTCAATCTCAAATTAAATTATTTGGATTAAAAACAGGAGACACCGTTAGAGGTAATGTTCGTCCACCAAAAGAAGGTGAAAAATATTTTCCATTAATTAGAGTATCAAAAATAAACGGATTAAATCCTAATTTAGTTAGAGACAGAGTATCTTTTGAGCACTTAACTCCGTTATTTCCTCAAGAAAAATTCAATTTAGCAGAAAAAGGAAGTTCTTTATCAACAAGAATTATCGATTTATTTTCTCCTTTAGGAAAAGGGCAAAGAGGTATGATTGTAGCACAACCTAAAACTGGTAAAACCATGTTATTAAAGGATGTGGCAAACGCAATTGCTGCAAATCACCCAGAAGTTTATCAGATAGTATTATTGATTGATGAGCGTCCGGAAGAGGTTACAGACATGAAACGTAATGTACGTGGAGAAGTTGTTGCTTCTACTTTTGATGAACCTGCAGACAAACACGTAAAAGTGGCCAATATTGTTTTAGAAAAAGCAAAACGTTTGGTAGAATGTGGGCATGATGTTGTTATTCTTTTAGATTCAATTACGCGTTTGGCAAGAGCTTACAATACCGTTGCACCAGCATCTGGTAAAATACTTTCTGGTGGTATCGATGCAAATGCATTACACAAACCAAAACGTTTCTTTGGAGCTGCTAGAAACATAGAAAATGGTGGTTCTTTAACCATTATTGCTACAGCACTTACAGAAACTGGTTCTAAAATGGACGAAGTAATTTTCGAAGAATTTAAAGGAACAGGTAACATGGAGCTTCAATTAGATAGAAATATATCTAACAGACGTATTTATCCTGCTATCGATTTAATTAAATCTTCTACAAGACGTGATGATTTATTATTAGACGCTAAAACTGTACAAAGAATGTGGGTTTTACGTAAATACCTTGCAGATATGAACCCTATTGAAGCAATGGAATTTATCAATGATAAAATTAAATTCTCTAAGAATAATGATGAGTTTTTAATCTCTATGAACGGTTAG
- a CDS encoding DUF4293 domain-containing protein encodes MIQRIQSIYLLLATAVSGGLIFVFDIWSTIKEEIFALDLFFRDSMLLKVIPLLYLLSAIVSFGTIFLFKNRKLQFVVGRLVILINLFLLGLLIYVSLTLPGEVSISEKGIGMFLPILVILLIVLANKAIKKDEDLVKSVDRLR; translated from the coding sequence ATGATTCAACGAATACAGAGTATCTATTTATTGTTAGCAACCGCCGTTTCTGGAGGCTTGATATTTGTATTTGATATTTGGAGTACTATTAAAGAAGAAATTTTTGCTTTGGATTTATTTTTTAGAGATTCTATGCTTTTAAAAGTAATTCCTTTATTATATTTGCTTTCTGCAATCGTATCTTTTGGAACTATTTTTTTGTTTAAAAATAGGAAGTTACAATTTGTTGTAGGGCGTTTAGTAATTTTGATCAATCTTTTTTTATTAGGATTATTGATTTATGTATCTCTAACTTTACCTGGAGAAGTTTCGATTTCGGAGAAGGGTATTGGGATGTTCTTACCAATTTTAGTTATTTTGCTTATTGTTTTGGCAAATAAAGCTATTAAAAAGGATGAAGATCTTGTGAAATCTGTAGATAGATTGCGATAA
- the cdaA gene encoding diadenylate cyclase CdaA produces MFDFIEFSLLDALDIVLVATLLYYIYKLLKGTVAINIVIGIAFIFLIWKITQALKMEMLSGILGYLLSGGVIALIIVFQQEIRKFLLMIGTTNFTNKRSFLKQLKFLHTEIGTEIDTEIILDACKNMAKTKTGALIVIERTNALDFLINTGDSMNALVNVAILESVFYKNSPLHDGALIIRDNYIVATRVILPVSDSTKIPSRFGLRHRAAIGVSEKTDAVCLLVSEETGEISYIKDGGFELYSDFNELDEKLKKDLM; encoded by the coding sequence ATGTTCGATTTTATTGAATTTTCTTTACTAGATGCTTTAGACATTGTATTAGTTGCCACACTACTCTATTACATTTACAAGCTATTAAAAGGTACAGTTGCTATTAATATTGTAATTGGAATTGCTTTTATTTTCTTAATTTGGAAAATAACACAAGCTCTAAAAATGGAAATGCTGAGTGGTATTTTGGGTTATCTACTTTCTGGTGGTGTTATTGCATTAATCATTGTTTTTCAGCAAGAAATAAGAAAATTCTTATTAATGATTGGTACGACAAATTTCACCAATAAACGAAGTTTTTTAAAACAGCTAAAATTTTTACATACAGAAATAGGTACTGAAATTGATACAGAAATAATTTTAGATGCATGTAAAAACATGGCTAAAACTAAAACTGGTGCTCTAATTGTTATTGAACGTACCAATGCTTTAGATTTTTTAATAAATACAGGAGATAGTATGAATGCTTTGGTAAATGTGGCTATTTTAGAAAGTGTATTCTATAAAAATAGTCCGTTACATGATGGTGCTTTAATTATTAGAGACAATTATATTGTGGCAACAAGAGTTATTTTACCTGTTTCCGACAGTACTAAAATCCCTTCTAGATTTGGATTAAGACATAGAGCAGCAATTGGTGTTTCAGAAAAAACAGATGCAGTTTGTTTATTAGTATCAGAAGAAACTGGGGAAATTTCTTACATTAAAGACGGTGGGTTCGAGTTGTATTCTGATTTTAACGAACTGGATGAAAAACTAAAAAAAGATTTAATGTAA